The following proteins are co-located in the Clavibacter capsici genome:
- a CDS encoding acyltransferase family protein has translation MTSTVTVKSETGRKIEFLEAVRGVASFIVVLQHLIAAEYPAFEDFSRQWVDAGRVGVVAFFLVSGYVIPLSLQRQDTRTFLVRRVYRLFPLYWLVLGLMMLWVATTGEGELGGPLTIMANVLMVQGAVGIYTIVPTAWTLGIELIFYGQSLVAKLIGRLDRSVVMGYVWLAGFVAAAIAGRVLERELPWTLPLLLYTASLGHAIHLRDRDGSTAWRGLLVAGVVGVPLFTYLNGGQDATWPPFDYAVSFLLGLGLFFAFYATRQAAHSRVLIWLGAISYAAYLLHPLAYRVMRAVDVPEGIVRVVAAIAVTLVVSWLVHRFVEVPFIGVARRLTSRSAGAKARRH, from the coding sequence GTGACCAGCACCGTGACAGTGAAGAGCGAGACCGGGCGGAAGATCGAGTTCCTCGAGGCCGTCCGCGGCGTCGCGTCGTTCATCGTGGTCCTCCAGCACCTCATCGCCGCGGAGTACCCGGCGTTCGAGGACTTCAGCCGCCAGTGGGTGGACGCGGGCCGCGTCGGCGTCGTCGCCTTCTTCCTCGTCAGCGGCTACGTGATCCCCCTGAGCCTCCAGCGCCAGGACACCCGCACCTTCCTCGTGCGCCGCGTCTACCGCCTCTTCCCCCTCTACTGGCTCGTGCTCGGCCTCATGATGCTGTGGGTCGCGACCACGGGAGAGGGCGAGCTCGGCGGGCCGCTCACGATCATGGCCAACGTGCTCATGGTGCAGGGCGCCGTCGGCATCTACACGATCGTCCCCACGGCCTGGACCCTCGGCATCGAGCTGATCTTCTACGGCCAGTCCCTCGTCGCCAAGCTCATCGGCCGCCTCGACCGCAGCGTCGTGATGGGCTACGTCTGGCTCGCGGGCTTCGTCGCCGCGGCGATCGCCGGCCGGGTGCTCGAGCGCGAGCTGCCGTGGACGCTGCCGCTGCTGCTCTACACGGCGTCGCTCGGGCACGCGATCCACCTGCGCGACCGCGACGGATCCACCGCCTGGCGGGGCCTCCTCGTCGCGGGCGTCGTGGGCGTGCCGCTGTTCACGTACCTCAACGGCGGGCAGGACGCCACGTGGCCGCCCTTCGACTACGCCGTGTCGTTCCTGCTCGGCCTCGGCCTGTTCTTCGCGTTCTACGCCACGCGGCAGGCCGCGCACTCGCGTGTGCTGATCTGGCTCGGCGCGATCTCCTACGCCGCGTACCTCCTCCACCCGCTCGCCTACCGGGTGATGCGCGCCGTCGACGTGCCGGAGGGCATCGTGCGCGTGGTCGCGGCCATCGCCGTGACGCTCGTCGTCTCCTGGCTCGTGCACCGGTTCGTGGAGGTGCCGTTCATCGGCGTCGCCCGGCGCCTGACGAGCCGCTCCGCGGGCGCGAAGGCGCGGCGGCACTAG
- a CDS encoding dienelactone hydrolase family protein, translated as MTDPASTPVWSPSLAELTERVPLPAGADIQMGPVLYEHEGTELEGLLARDASQGGRRPAVLVIHDWFGVGGHVAARIQMLARLGYVAFAADVYGRDVRPGPEEAGQVAGSFYADLPLMRARVQAGIDRLAAEPDVDPSRIAVMGYCFGGSASLEVARAGAEIKAAISLHGSLVVHEPADVADVKAAILVLTGADDPMVPDEKVAAFQDEMRTRPAIDWQVVTYSGAMHAFSVPGVDSPDHGAQYQDRAERRSWRALTDFLAEHLG; from the coding sequence ATGACCGATCCCGCGTCGACGCCCGTCTGGTCGCCGTCCCTCGCCGAGCTCACCGAGCGCGTGCCGCTGCCCGCGGGCGCCGACATCCAGATGGGTCCCGTGCTGTACGAGCACGAGGGCACCGAGCTCGAGGGGCTCCTCGCGCGCGACGCGTCGCAGGGCGGCCGCCGCCCGGCGGTGCTCGTGATCCACGACTGGTTCGGCGTCGGCGGGCACGTGGCCGCCCGGATCCAGATGCTCGCGCGCCTCGGCTACGTCGCCTTCGCGGCCGACGTGTACGGCCGCGACGTGCGCCCCGGCCCCGAGGAGGCCGGCCAGGTCGCCGGCTCCTTCTACGCCGACCTCCCGCTGATGCGCGCCCGCGTGCAGGCGGGCATCGACCGCCTGGCCGCGGAGCCCGACGTGGACCCGTCGCGCATCGCCGTCATGGGCTACTGCTTCGGCGGCAGCGCCTCGCTCGAGGTCGCCCGCGCGGGCGCCGAGATCAAGGCCGCCATCTCCCTGCACGGCAGCCTCGTGGTGCACGAGCCGGCCGACGTGGCCGACGTGAAGGCCGCGATCCTCGTCCTCACCGGCGCGGACGACCCGATGGTCCCCGACGAGAAGGTGGCCGCATTCCAGGACGAGATGCGCACGCGTCCCGCGATCGACTGGCAGGTCGTCACGTACAGCGGCGCCATGCACGCGTTCTCCGTGCCGGGCGTCGACTCGCCCGACCACGGCGCCCAGTACCAGGACCGCGCCGAGCGCCGCTCGTGGCGCGCGCTCACGGACTTCCTCGCGGAGCACCTCGGCTGA
- a CDS encoding arsenate reductase/protein-tyrosine-phosphatase family protein, translated as MTEFPPTSRRAARAALGDASSEGVDDGSFRVLFVCSGNICRSALAEQVLRTRVRAIFGGDAAEADSVVRFSSAGTIAAEGQRMPEQAAELSVRYGGDPSEHQARFLTPGIIQGVDLVLTMAREHRSAVVRAVPRANRFTFTIREFAALFQHLVEVSGDEKHIACDGDVPAQLRALIPLVAAQRGVTLPPAHEDDYDVVDPYRRSQATYDASGEQAGGAIESILESVRAVTRTDAPRTRG; from the coding sequence ATGACGGAATTCCCCCCCACGAGCCGCAGGGCCGCACGCGCGGCCCTCGGCGACGCATCCTCCGAGGGCGTCGACGACGGCTCCTTCCGCGTCCTGTTCGTCTGCTCGGGCAACATCTGCCGCTCCGCCCTCGCCGAGCAGGTCCTGCGCACGCGCGTCCGGGCCATCTTCGGCGGCGACGCCGCGGAGGCCGACTCGGTCGTGCGCTTCTCCAGCGCCGGCACCATCGCGGCCGAGGGGCAGCGCATGCCCGAGCAGGCGGCGGAGCTGTCCGTCCGCTACGGCGGCGACCCGAGCGAGCACCAGGCGAGGTTCCTGACGCCCGGCATCATCCAGGGCGTCGACCTCGTGCTCACCATGGCCCGCGAGCACCGCAGCGCCGTCGTGCGCGCGGTGCCCCGCGCCAACCGCTTCACCTTCACGATCCGCGAGTTCGCCGCGCTCTTCCAGCACCTCGTCGAGGTGTCCGGGGATGAGAAGCACATCGCGTGCGACGGCGACGTGCCGGCGCAGCTGCGCGCGCTCATCCCGCTCGTCGCGGCGCAGCGCGGCGTGACCCTGCCGCCCGCGCACGAGGACGACTACGACGTGGTCGACCCGTACCGCCGGTCGCAGGCCACCTACGACGCGTCGGGCGAGCAGGCCGGGGGCGCCATCGAGTCGATCCTCGAGTCGGTTCGCGCGGTCACCCGCACGGACGCGCCGCGCACCCGGGGCTGA
- a CDS encoding SGNH/GDSL hydrolase family protein yields MPARRMARGAVSALAAVLLLAGCTSAPQPSPTATDGEPTPGASATTAPEDMVRIVVMGDSNTNGFVGTLPQGIDQGMAYVDYVVGDPLTFAGGWGTDGATSTVMAANTPAVEDVDVALIMIGTNNRIAGVPETQLDADILQTVEKLAPKETVILGIPPQNAEPETPPAVNAHLEQFADAQGFHFFNPWKNLTNKDMKWRTEFFRDGIHTNMTGYKLMGAEVRKYIRTEVLADGAQK; encoded by the coding sequence ATGCCCGCACGTCGCATGGCCCGGGGCGCCGTCAGCGCCCTCGCCGCCGTCCTCCTGCTCGCCGGGTGCACCAGCGCGCCGCAGCCCTCCCCCACCGCGACCGACGGCGAGCCCACCCCCGGCGCATCCGCCACGACGGCGCCCGAGGACATGGTGCGGATCGTCGTCATGGGCGACTCGAACACCAACGGCTTCGTCGGCACGCTGCCCCAGGGCATCGACCAGGGCATGGCGTACGTCGACTACGTCGTGGGCGACCCGCTGACCTTCGCGGGCGGCTGGGGCACCGACGGCGCGACGAGCACCGTCATGGCGGCCAACACGCCCGCCGTCGAGGACGTCGACGTCGCGCTCATCATGATCGGCACCAACAACCGCATCGCCGGCGTGCCGGAGACGCAGCTCGACGCGGACATCCTGCAGACGGTCGAGAAGCTCGCGCCGAAGGAGACGGTGATCCTCGGGATCCCGCCGCAGAACGCCGAGCCCGAGACGCCGCCCGCGGTCAACGCGCACCTCGAGCAGTTCGCCGACGCGCAGGGCTTCCACTTCTTCAACCCGTGGAAGAACCTCACGAACAAGGACATGAAGTGGCGGACCGAGTTCTTCCGCGACGGGATCCACACGAACATGACGGGCTACAAGCTGATGGGCGCGGAGGTGCGCAAGTACATCCGCACCGAGGTCCTCGCCGACGGCGCCCAGAAGTAG
- a CDS encoding endonuclease/exonuclease/phosphatase family protein — MMASGGFSRRDLFDGAGSSDPGVGRPTRGSGTALLERPRADETTTTTDGPDGTAEADPPPSRPAAAAPVAPAPPQEATIGSAEGDLVHVMTCNIRLARPTTEPGDPDHWADREPVLARFLQLEQPTVLGVQEALSAQLPAIARALPHHRMLGYGRDGGSGGEYSAIFYDERRLDVVAWDQFWLSDLPELIGSRSWGCSTTRIATWARFRDRRSGAEFVHLNTHLDHESELARVKSADLITERLQAVASGAPVVVTGDFNAPAEESAAYDILTRDAGLADTWTTAAHHATPGIGTFTAYGDPVPEGERIDWILAGSGVEVVDSAINPYTFEGRSPSDHAAVQALVRLARTA, encoded by the coding sequence ATGATGGCGAGCGGCGGATTCAGCCGACGCGACCTGTTCGACGGCGCCGGATCATCGGATCCGGGCGTCGGGCGCCCCACCCGCGGTTCCGGCACGGCGCTCCTCGAGCGACCGCGCGCGGACGAGACGACCACCACGACCGACGGGCCCGACGGCACCGCGGAGGCCGACCCCCCTCCGTCTCGTCCGGCGGCAGCGGCCCCCGTCGCTCCCGCCCCGCCCCAGGAGGCGACCATCGGCTCGGCCGAGGGCGACCTCGTGCACGTGATGACCTGCAACATCCGCCTCGCCCGCCCCACCACCGAGCCCGGCGACCCCGACCACTGGGCCGACCGCGAGCCCGTGCTCGCCCGCTTCCTCCAGCTGGAGCAGCCGACCGTCCTCGGCGTGCAGGAGGCCCTCTCGGCCCAGCTGCCCGCCATCGCCCGGGCCCTCCCCCACCACCGCATGCTCGGCTACGGCCGCGACGGCGGATCCGGCGGCGAGTACAGCGCGATCTTCTACGACGAGCGCCGACTCGACGTCGTCGCCTGGGACCAGTTCTGGCTGTCCGACCTGCCGGAGCTCATCGGATCCCGCTCGTGGGGCTGCAGCACCACGCGCATCGCGACGTGGGCGCGCTTCCGCGACCGCCGCAGCGGCGCCGAGTTCGTGCACCTCAACACGCACCTCGACCATGAGTCCGAGCTCGCGCGCGTGAAGAGCGCCGACCTCATCACCGAGCGACTGCAGGCGGTCGCGTCCGGCGCGCCGGTCGTCGTCACGGGCGACTTCAACGCGCCGGCCGAGGAGTCGGCGGCGTACGACATCCTCACGCGCGACGCGGGCCTCGCCGACACCTGGACCACGGCCGCGCACCACGCGACCCCCGGCATCGGCACCTTCACCGCGTACGGCGACCCGGTGCCCGAGGGCGAGCGCATCGACTGGATCCTCGCAGGCAGCGGCGTCGAGGTGGTCGACTCGGCCATCAACCCCTACACCTTCGAGGGCCGCTCCCCCTCGGATCACGCCGCCGTGCAGGCGCTCGTGCGCCTCGCCCGCACCGCCTGA
- a CDS encoding polysaccharide biosynthesis tyrosine autokinase → MALRDFIRMLRRGAVLIILTLLVGVGAAAAFSLLQTPEYEASTKMFVAPSSSGNVQELQQGNNFTQQAVKSYADVVTTRAVLQPVIDQFGLDITSRELAESVRASAPLDTTIIDITVKDQSRQDAATLADAIGASLTTVVGTLVPETIEGTPQVQITQLEQAEIPESPSSPNLPVNIIVGALIGLLIGVGVSLLRETLDNRIRGERDVELVTTKPILGGIAYDPKATERPLIVQDDPRSPRAESFRSLRTNLQFLEFGGRSRSFVITSSIQGEGKSTTSSNLALALADSGIKVVLIDADLRRPRLASYMGLEGAVGLTDILIGRAEIEDVIQPWGSGMLSILPAGQIPPNPSELLGSQGMARLLQDLEARYDVVLIDAPPLLPVTDAAILSKNAGGAIVVVAAGRTHRTQLKSAIANLTNVGADVLGLVITMLPTKGPDAYGYGHYGYGYGYTEDEDGQKTKAPIEKIKA, encoded by the coding sequence ATGGCGCTCCGTGACTTCATTCGGATGCTGCGGAGGGGCGCGGTTCTCATCATCCTGACCCTCTTGGTCGGGGTCGGCGCGGCCGCCGCGTTCTCCCTCCTCCAGACCCCCGAGTACGAGGCCTCGACGAAGATGTTCGTCGCGCCCAGCAGCTCCGGCAACGTCCAGGAGCTCCAGCAGGGCAACAACTTCACCCAGCAGGCCGTGAAGAGCTACGCGGACGTCGTCACGACCCGCGCCGTGCTCCAGCCGGTCATCGACCAGTTCGGGCTCGACATCACGTCGCGCGAGCTGGCCGAGTCGGTGCGCGCCTCCGCGCCGCTCGACACCACGATCATCGACATCACGGTCAAGGACCAGAGCCGCCAGGACGCCGCGACGCTCGCGGACGCCATCGGCGCCAGCCTCACCACGGTCGTCGGCACGCTCGTCCCCGAGACCATCGAGGGCACGCCCCAGGTGCAGATCACGCAGCTCGAGCAGGCGGAGATCCCCGAGTCGCCCTCGTCCCCGAACCTGCCCGTCAACATCATCGTCGGCGCGCTCATCGGCCTCCTCATCGGCGTGGGCGTCAGCCTCCTCCGCGAGACGCTCGACAACCGCATCCGCGGGGAGCGCGACGTCGAGCTCGTCACGACCAAGCCCATCCTCGGCGGCATCGCGTACGACCCGAAGGCCACCGAGCGCCCCCTCATCGTGCAGGACGACCCGCGCAGCCCCCGCGCCGAGTCCTTCCGCAGCCTCCGCACGAACCTCCAGTTCCTCGAGTTCGGCGGCCGCTCGCGCAGCTTCGTCATCACCTCCTCCATCCAGGGCGAGGGCAAGTCGACCACCAGCTCGAACCTCGCGCTGGCGCTGGCCGACTCCGGCATCAAGGTCGTCCTCATCGACGCCGACCTCCGCCGCCCGCGCCTCGCGTCCTACATGGGCCTCGAGGGCGCCGTGGGCCTCACCGACATCCTCATCGGCCGCGCCGAGATCGAGGACGTCATCCAGCCCTGGGGCTCGGGCATGCTCTCGATCCTCCCCGCCGGCCAGATCCCGCCGAACCCCTCCGAGCTCCTCGGCTCGCAGGGCATGGCCCGCCTGCTGCAGGACCTCGAGGCGCGCTACGACGTGGTGCTCATCGACGCCCCGCCGCTGCTCCCCGTCACGGACGCCGCGATCCTGTCCAAGAACGCCGGCGGCGCGATCGTCGTCGTCGCCGCGGGCCGCACGCACCGCACCCAGCTGAAGAGCGCCATCGCCAACCTCACCAACGTGGGCGCGGACGTGCTCGGCCTCGTCATCACCATGCTCCCCACCAAGGGCCCGGACGCGTACGGCTACGGCCACTACGGCTACGGGTACGGGTACACGGAGGACGAGGACGGCCAGAAGACCAAGGCGCCCATCGAGAAGATCAAGGCGTAG
- a CDS encoding acyltransferase family protein, which translates to MNRGFRPDVEGLRALAVVAVIVDHLFDWPSGGFVGVDVFFVISGFLITGLLLKEYERTKTISFLDFYKRRVRRIMPAALLVLVVTTAVSFLVFNVIRAQASLWDAVWSALFVSNWHFASAGTDYFASDGPISPFRHYWSLSVEEQFYLVWPVLIFLVITFARRRTPKNRVKRARLFTRAIGITVGVLIVASLVWGFYETSARPTVAYFSTFSRAWELGIGALLAIFAARIATLPASIRPVLGYVGLAGIVVSFFVIAGDLAFPVPSALLPVVSTALVIASGIGGVSKAMAPITNPVTTYIGRLSFSLYLWHFPVIILLDSVIRDRTVYYAAAIGATLVLAVASFHLVEDPIRRSSWLDPKKAGRRSSAVQLRMTVAALSVVAVAVVGVVAVAVVRDEPTGGSQLATSPTAGPPGGTESTGQALQVRSEQVTAALAATEWPALDPAVESFGDFGRDVIAPEWAKDGCLGADLAKEKDAIKNTEHCSYGNQGAGADKTAVIFGDSLAISYAPMLRASLGEDWKVRVLTMARCPASTVTSIDTDGSEYTECTAFRDWALGEMNATKPALILMSEAVDNSYLSSKAVGGAADREWQDGALTTMNSLKTASSNVIVLSRPPAATALVECKTPTSSPNDCRAEVSPSFISHARTMAAAAEEVGAPVQFINTQGWFCSQGNCPAFVNGIPVRGDTSHLTARQSQDLAPIISDVLAPLGLIAPAAG; encoded by the coding sequence GTGAACCGCGGCTTCCGTCCCGATGTCGAGGGCCTGCGCGCGCTCGCGGTCGTCGCCGTCATCGTCGACCACCTCTTCGACTGGCCCTCGGGCGGCTTCGTCGGGGTCGACGTCTTCTTCGTCATCAGCGGCTTCCTCATCACGGGACTCCTGCTGAAGGAGTACGAGCGCACGAAGACGATCTCGTTCCTCGACTTCTACAAGCGCCGCGTCCGCCGCATCATGCCGGCCGCGCTGCTGGTGCTCGTGGTCACCACGGCCGTCTCGTTCCTCGTCTTCAACGTGATCCGCGCGCAGGCCAGCCTCTGGGACGCCGTCTGGTCCGCCCTCTTCGTCTCCAACTGGCACTTCGCCAGCGCCGGCACCGACTACTTCGCGTCCGACGGCCCCATCTCGCCCTTCCGCCACTACTGGTCGCTCTCGGTCGAGGAGCAGTTCTACCTCGTCTGGCCCGTGCTGATCTTCCTGGTCATCACGTTCGCCCGCCGGCGCACCCCGAAGAACCGCGTCAAGCGCGCCCGCCTCTTCACGCGCGCGATCGGCATCACGGTCGGCGTCCTCATCGTCGCGTCGCTCGTCTGGGGCTTCTACGAGACGTCGGCCCGCCCGACGGTGGCGTACTTCTCCACCTTCTCCCGCGCCTGGGAGCTCGGCATCGGCGCGCTCCTCGCGATCTTCGCGGCGCGCATCGCCACGCTGCCCGCCTCGATCCGCCCGGTGCTCGGCTACGTCGGCCTCGCGGGCATCGTGGTCTCGTTCTTCGTCATCGCGGGCGACCTCGCGTTCCCGGTGCCGTCCGCCCTGCTGCCGGTCGTGTCGACCGCGCTCGTCATCGCGTCGGGCATCGGCGGGGTGTCGAAGGCCATGGCGCCGATCACGAACCCGGTCACCACCTACATCGGGCGCCTGTCGTTCTCGCTGTACCTCTGGCACTTCCCGGTGATCATCCTGCTCGACTCCGTCATCCGCGACCGCACCGTCTACTACGCGGCCGCGATCGGTGCGACGCTCGTGCTCGCCGTCGCGTCGTTCCACCTCGTCGAGGACCCGATCCGCCGCTCCAGCTGGCTCGACCCGAAGAAGGCCGGACGCCGGTCCTCGGCCGTGCAGCTCAGGATGACCGTCGCGGCGCTGTCCGTCGTCGCGGTCGCCGTGGTGGGCGTCGTCGCGGTGGCCGTCGTCCGCGACGAGCCGACCGGCGGCAGCCAGCTGGCCACCTCGCCGACCGCGGGCCCTCCCGGCGGCACCGAGTCCACCGGGCAGGCGCTCCAGGTCCGCAGCGAGCAGGTCACCGCCGCCCTCGCCGCGACCGAGTGGCCGGCGCTGGATCCCGCCGTCGAGTCGTTCGGCGACTTCGGCCGCGACGTCATCGCGCCCGAGTGGGCGAAGGACGGCTGCCTCGGCGCCGACCTCGCCAAGGAGAAGGACGCGATCAAGAACACCGAGCACTGCTCCTACGGGAACCAGGGCGCGGGCGCCGACAAGACCGCGGTCATCTTCGGCGACTCGCTCGCGATCAGCTACGCGCCCATGCTGCGCGCCAGCCTCGGCGAGGACTGGAAGGTGCGCGTGCTGACCATGGCCCGCTGCCCCGCCTCCACCGTCACGAGCATCGACACCGACGGATCCGAGTACACGGAGTGCACCGCCTTCCGCGACTGGGCGCTCGGCGAGATGAACGCGACCAAGCCCGCGCTGATCCTCATGAGCGAGGCCGTCGACAACTCCTACCTGTCGAGCAAGGCCGTGGGCGGCGCGGCCGACCGCGAGTGGCAGGACGGCGCGCTCACCACCATGAACAGCCTGAAGACGGCGTCGTCGAACGTCATCGTCCTGTCGCGCCCGCCGGCGGCGACCGCGCTGGTCGAGTGCAAGACGCCGACGAGCTCGCCGAACGACTGCCGCGCGGAGGTGTCGCCGTCGTTCATCAGCCACGCGCGCACCATGGCCGCGGCAGCCGAGGAGGTCGGCGCCCCGGTCCAGTTCATCAACACGCAGGGCTGGTTCTGCAGCCAGGGCAACTGCCCGGCGTTCGTGAACGGGATCCCCGTGCGCGGCGACACGTCGCACCTCACGGCCCGCCAGTCGCAGGACCTCGCGCCGATCATCTCGGACGTGCTCGCCCCGCTGGGCCTCATCGCCCCCGCGGCCGGCTGA
- a CDS encoding sugar transferase, producing MDTHQTRRTDEGQEGSRWRVVYARRLALSDAIVIVLTTFGVQFLWFGTTAGTVDLGGNAPDVAVTYTMVSVVLILAWLFVLTVYSTRDYRIVGTGTQEYKQVADATLRLFGIIAIVAFLVKIDLARGYIVTGLPLGLVLLLLSRALWRVWLSAQRRRGEFSSLILLVGSLESTTHTATTLARAPKAGYRVVGACLTGDARPSRLPGLDVPVVGNADDALAELERLGADTLVLTSSDELPPERIRELSWSLEPGRHHLVMAPGLTDIGGPRIHTRPVAGLPLIHVETPRFEGRKLLSKRLFDIVVSGITLVVLSPVFLILAILIKATSKGDVFYKQERIGLNGEPFHMLKFRSMRMNADAELFALLEQQGTADTPLFKVTDDPRITKVGGVLRRYSLDELPQFLNVLLGSMSLIGPRPQREGEVALYDSAARRRLLIKPGMSGLWQVSGRSSLSWEDAIRLDLYYVENWSLTGDIIILARTFKAVFGADGAV from the coding sequence GTGGACACGCACCAGACACGACGCACGGACGAGGGCCAGGAGGGCTCGCGCTGGCGGGTCGTCTACGCCCGGCGACTGGCGCTGAGCGACGCGATCGTCATCGTGCTCACCACCTTCGGCGTCCAGTTCCTGTGGTTCGGCACGACCGCCGGCACGGTGGACCTCGGCGGCAACGCGCCGGACGTGGCCGTGACCTACACGATGGTCTCGGTCGTGCTGATCCTCGCGTGGCTGTTCGTGCTCACCGTCTACAGCACCCGCGACTACCGGATCGTCGGCACGGGCACGCAGGAGTACAAGCAGGTCGCCGACGCGACGCTGCGGCTGTTCGGCATCATCGCCATCGTCGCGTTCCTGGTGAAGATCGACCTGGCGCGCGGCTACATCGTCACGGGCCTGCCGCTCGGCCTCGTGCTGCTGCTCCTGTCGCGCGCGCTCTGGCGCGTGTGGCTCTCGGCCCAGCGGCGCCGCGGCGAGTTCTCCTCGCTGATCCTGCTGGTCGGATCCCTGGAGAGCACCACCCACACGGCCACGACGCTCGCCCGCGCCCCCAAGGCCGGCTACCGCGTGGTGGGCGCGTGCCTCACGGGCGACGCCCGGCCGTCGCGCCTGCCCGGCCTCGACGTGCCCGTGGTCGGGAACGCGGACGACGCGCTCGCGGAGCTGGAGCGCCTCGGCGCCGACACGCTCGTGCTCACGTCCAGCGACGAGCTGCCGCCCGAGCGGATCCGCGAGCTCAGCTGGTCGCTCGAGCCCGGCCGCCACCACCTCGTCATGGCGCCGGGCCTCACCGACATCGGCGGCCCGCGCATCCACACGCGCCCGGTCGCCGGCCTCCCCCTCATCCACGTGGAGACGCCGCGCTTCGAGGGGCGGAAGCTCCTCTCCAAGCGCCTGTTCGACATCGTCGTCTCCGGGATCACGCTCGTCGTGCTGAGCCCCGTGTTCCTCATCCTCGCGATCCTCATCAAGGCCACGAGCAAGGGCGACGTCTTCTACAAGCAGGAGCGCATCGGCCTGAACGGCGAGCCGTTCCACATGCTCAAGTTCCGCTCCATGCGCATGAACGCCGACGCCGAGCTGTTCGCGCTGCTCGAGCAGCAGGGCACGGCGGACACCCCGCTGTTCAAGGTCACGGACGACCCGCGCATCACGAAGGTCGGCGGCGTCCTCCGCCGCTACTCGCTCGACGAGCTGCCGCAGTTCCTCAACGTGCTGCTCGGATCCATGAGCCTCATCGGCCCGCGCCCGCAGCGCGAGGGCGAGGTCGCGCTCTACGACAGCGCCGCGCGCCGCCGCCTGCTCATCAAGCCCGGCATGTCCGGCCTCTGGCAGGTGTCCGGCCGGTCGTCGCTCTCGTGGGAGGACGCCATCCGCCTCGACCTCTACTACGTGGAGAACTGGTCGCTCACGGGCGACATCATCATCCTCGCGCGCACGTTCAAGGCCGTCTTCGGCGCGGACGGGGCCGTCTGA